In Alnus glutinosa chromosome 7, dhAlnGlut1.1, whole genome shotgun sequence, the sequence taaaaaattaaataataaaaataaaaaatatattaaaatgaataaaaaagataataactaaaataaaaatttatactttttcaataattattttataaacaagATGCTCATTTTTTTAGAATAGAAACTGCGAGTCCAGCAATCGTTTTCAGAAACTTCAGGAGTCAGGAAAACAAACAGTGTTCGTACATCGCCCCCCGTAAAAGCAGAATCTAAGTCAACCTGATTGAATGGCATCAGCAATCCCACAACCACCGAGGCCACTGTTTCGCCGGCACAGAACAACAAGATTCCTCATATCTCGGAACCCTCCAGGTAAATGGACCACGCAGAAGAACAACAATGATACTTCTAGTCCTGCTAGACTCGCCCATCTCCATCTTCCTCACCATCATCTTGTTCATTCTCTTCTTTCGCTTTGCCctcgtcttcttcttccttgtccTCCTCTTCATTTTCTGCTCCAACCTCGTTCACCTATTTTTCGACATTCTCTGCCCGTCATGACCACTCCTAAGGCCGCCGCTCAAGACTCCGGCCAGCCCTCAACCAAAACGGTACGCGCTTTACCATTCGTTTATGATAATCTGTTTTGCTTGTCTCTCTAGGATTTCCAGTCATATGAGAGTAATGGGTCGCTCTAGGATTGCGATAATTTGTGACAATTGGCTGTCTCTCTTGGTTTTCGATCATGTTTGAGTGATGGGTAACTTTGCAATCATTCCGTAGTTTGTGATCATAGGGTTTGTCTGGACTCTTTTAGGTTTTTCAGTCATATCTGAGTAATGGGTCACTGTGAAAATATGAATTCATCAATAATTTTGTGCTAATTGGCTGCTTGTCCTGGTTTATCCGTGGTGTGTGTGTAATGTGGGAGTTCTCTAGGTAGACTAGGTTTTTCAGTCATATGAGAGTGATGGGTTGCTGTGTACTTTTTGATAATTCGTGATAATGGATTTTGATTCAGTCATTTATGAATAGTGGGTCTGTCTTGATCTATCTGTTACGGCCTGATTtgcaaattagggttttcagtaatgggttttttgttttgaattacaGGTGAGGGTTGTGATAAAGGGGCAGGTGCAGGGGGTGTTCTACAGGAACTGGACGGTGGATAATGCCAACCAACTGGGGCTGAAAGGTTGGGTGCGGAACAAGAGGGATGGCACTGTGGAAGCTCTGTTCTCTGGGAACCCTGATGTGGTCCAGGAGATGGAGCAAAGGTGTCGCCGAGGTCCACCAGCTGCGGTGGTTACCGGGCTCGGGGTTTTTCCTAGCAGCGATGATCCTGGATCTAGATTTGAGTGCAAACCAACAGTCTGATCAATCTATGTAAAAACATAGTAGCAATATGCTGTGCTAGTATGTATTGTATAGTCTTTTCCTCtatatgaaaaatatacttATAGACTCACTTCAGTAGTTGTGAATCAATAGTTATACTATCGAATGATATGCTCCTAAATGACTTCTTATATTTATTATAGAGTGATGCTTGGTTCACTATAGATTTTGATACTATTCAATAAAAACTTATGTGGTCATTCATTATGATGGCAAGTAACATTTGATATCCACCTGTtgtgactctttttttttttttttttttttttatttgttttttttggggggggggggtgtgggtGGGGGGCAGCGTGAAACATTTGGTTTAACACTCAGCATTATGTCAGTTTGTGACCCTCTTACTATAGTACCcccaacaatttattttttattatatcatCAGATCGTGGATATTTGGTGTAGATTCAAATGTGTTTGGTTTTTGAGTATTTAGTTTGTCCCCCGCTCCATCTCCGATTACCAGTCCATTATCCAAGGGAAAAAAGAGAGTTACATTTGCTGATGATGGCATTCCCCTGGCATCACTCAAATACCAAAAGTTATCCCAATCCACATCCCCTGGTTCTCAAGCCCGTATGGAAATGGCTGCCCTCTTTCTCGCAGTCCTGAAGAATTCCACATTCTCTCTGGGGCCAATGGCAACTTTCATAGCCAAACCACTGCTGCTGGCTCATGGAGTCCCCCCATACCCCAAGCAAATTAGTGTTTCTCCACATATGGCTCAAAAGGTGACTGCAACTCCGGGACCTCCCCAATGTTACACTCGAGCTGACAGAGAGCGCCGCCTTTTCAACCCTGCAGTTTATGAAGATACAAGAGGTTTGATTGACTCATCCTCTTTTGTCGCTGAAGCGCAAGGAGCGGGTCTCTCTAGGCCTGCTCCTCAACAATGAAAACACTTGCTTGGAATTGCAGAGGGCTTACCCGTCCCTCTGCAATTCGTAGCCTTCAGGTACAGGTCAAAAAGCATTCCCCTgatgttcttttcctttctgaAACCAAGACTACACCTGCTGTTGCTTGCAATATTTTAAACAATCTTGGTTGCTATTCATTGGCCCATGTTTCCCCTGTTGGATCTAAGGGTGGACTTCTGTTGGCCTGGCAAAATGGTGTAGAACTAGAATGCTTTGTgaccaataaaaataatattagtgCTTGGTGCTACTCTGATCCCCCCAACAACCCCTAGATATTATCTTGTGTGTATGGTCCACCTTACAAATAAAGAGAATACTGATTTCTGGAAAAATTTAGCTGTTATAGGATCTGAATATTCTGGGCCTTGGTTGTGCATAGGAAATTTCAATAGAATTTTAGACCAGTCTGAAAAATCTGGGGGTCGAGCGGTCGGCCCTATCCTTGTTCTTCAAATGACAGATTTTGAGGTTTCCTGAATACCCATGGATTAATTAATCTTGGATTTTCTGGTTCCCCGTTTACTTGGTCGAATGATAGACACAGCAGCAGCTCATTAGAGAAAGATTGGATAGAGGTGTTGCTTCCGCCCAATGAATCCATCTCTTCCCTACTTTCTCAGTTCAACGTCTTCCTGCTCATGCTTCAGATCACAGGTCCCTGCTTCTGAATACCGCTACTCCCAAGTCTCATCTCCCTAAGCCTTTCCGTTTTGAGGAGTTTTGGACAAAGGATCCTAGCTGTGTTGATGTTATTTCTTCTGCTTGGAATCCGGCTTTAATGGGTAGCTCATCATACATTTTTGCACAAAAGCTGAAAACCACAAAGGCTGCTCTTAAAGTCTGGAATTCTATCCATTTTGGCAACATACAACAGAGGATCCGCATTCTGTCCTGTCAACTGGATGCAATTCAGCGATCTCAGAACCATTCAAATCTATGCAGTGAGGAATTGGCTATTAAGAAATCCCTGGACGATCTCTACTTCCAAGAAGAGATTCtatggaaaacaaaatcaagagaAACCTAGCTAACCTTTAAGGATCTAAACACTAGATTCTTCCATGTTTCTACTCTCATCAAAAGAAGAAGAGCCTCTATTGATTTCCTCAAATTGCCCTCAGGAGCATGGATTACAGACCGAAGTGACATTGGGAACTGCTTCTCCTCTCACTTCACATCCCTCTTCTCTACATCAAATCCATCCTGCCCAGATGAGCTCCTTTCTCTTTTTGAGAACTCCATCTCCACTGAAGAAAATGTTAATCTTTGTACTATACCATCTAAACAGGAAATTTATAGTGCTCTCTCTAGCATTGGCTCTACAAAGGCTCCAGGATCTGATGGTTTCACAACCCTCTTCTACAAGAAATATTGGAATATTATTGAGGGTTAAAGACATATTTAGtacctatggtttaaaaaatttattttttggtaccttaatttcaattcgtatcacagatggtacctgagttttgaaaaaagacagACTTGGTACCTCTGTCTATTTTTCCGTTCAATATttaacggtctgccacgtgtcaaccactGAGGGTTGATAGGTCATTAGACCCAATGctatattttattgttcttgGAGAGTTTTCTAAACACCATTGACCCTTAAAAGATTGGATTCCTCTCCTTGATTTTCATCAATCACACCATAGAAAAACCTCAAGCCACCAGAATTCTAGGTTACAGCAAATAAAGTTTGTTCGTAATAGAGATTCTTGTAGAAGAAGGTGAGAGGTTTTGGAGCCATTGCGGTGGGAGGCAAACGGGTCGTTTGCTGGGGTTCCAAGCTGAGTCAAGGTTTACAAAGGTTTTTTAAGTTGACCCCGCagtagtttttattttgaagagttcttcaaatgTTTCTATTTTGTTATCAAAATCTCTATATGAATTTTCTATTATGCTTACTATGATTTGGTATTGATATCTATGGTGTTTAGCTTTAAAGTTGATAACTTTGCTAATCTTATTTCTGAGATAAGAATGAGAATCTGAGATATTTCTGAATTGTTATAACTTGGGGTCAAAAACGTAATTTTTCATACTTAATGAGATTGGGCCTGTGTGTGCTTACCATATAGTTGTTTTCAATTCTATATTGGGTTGACATGAAAGAAGTATTGTGGATGCCCATTTAAAACTTTTACTTTCCAATTCATGTTCTTGCTGACTGTTGAGCCCCCCTCTCTTTCTCCCTCCGTATTTTCATCTTTCTGGGAGGGTGTTCGGCAAGATTGATCATAAATTAGATAATTATTCCCTAAGAATACGTGGACGTGGATTTATTCCCAGTTTTCAAGATGATTAGGGTACGAATTCTATTGTTAAATGGTTGGTGGCTTGGTAAAATCATTTAGGGGCCTGTCAATTCGCCCACAATGCCTAGTGTCAGTGAGAAAGTACACATCTTTACTTTACTGGGTTTCCTTTTGCCAAGCTCCAGGGCATGTGGTTCTCAACCTTAAAAATTGCTTTAAGGTGTACCTgttcttacttttattttcctGAAAGTGACTGTGGTAAGAAATTGCATGGATACTGGACAAAATtgggaggatttttttttttaaaaaaaaaaataaaattgggaaaGACATGGTGTGGCTTGGGAGGCTTCACCTTCACCCAAGCCACCACCATGTACTTACCATAGTTGGcgtaatatatatagttgttttCAGTTCTATATTGGTTTGACATGAAGAAGTATTGTGGATGCCATTTAAACTTTTACTTTCCAATTCATGTTTTTCCTGATTCATGAGAACCTGCAATCTGTTATCCATTCCCCCCCTTCCTGCTTTATTTCATATTTCTGGGAGGATGTTCGGCAAGATTGATCATAAATTAGATAAGTTTTCCCTAAGAATATGTGGATTTATTCCCAGTTTGCTAGACAATTAGGGTACGAATTCTATGGTTGGTGGCTTGGTAAAATCGTTGAGGGGCGTGTCAATTCTCCCACAATGCTTGTGTCAGTAAGAAAGTACACATCTTTACTTTACTGAGTTTCCTTTTGCTAAGCTCCAGCCCAGGGCATGTGATTTTCAACCTTAAAAATTGCTGTAAGGTGTACCTGTTCTTACTTTTGTTTTACTAAAAGTGTGACTGGGATAAGAAATTGCATGGATACTGGAGAAAAGTGGGGAGGGAGAGGAAAAAAGATAAGCTGAAATGGTCAATCACCAATGGTACTATAAAATATAGTAGTTTGTATGTTGTAGGAACGTATCCACTGTTGAGTATATATGATTAATTGGATAACAAGGAATTGTCTACTCTAGGGATGGGATTTCACCATTTGAATAATTAATTTTGTGTGCCTGGTGGCCATTCATGCTGTACCACTATGTTTATTATCTAATTGCCGAAAGCTTTAAATTTCTCAAACATTCAATAACTAGCAATGTTGTGGGAGCTTGATCCTTATTTGGGAGTCGTTGCTAATCATATGGAAGCTGTCTGCTCCTTGCGGAAACTTTGCAATGAGTATGGTTCATCTATATACCCTCTGCTTAAACTTCAAGTCCTGGTTTTGCTGGATCATTTTTCCGTTTCTTCAAACTTCTGCTATTTCACATCTATCCATGAATGCTATTAAATGATTTCACAGACTCGGGGTTCTCCATGGAGAAAAAGAAGTTATATTTGTTTTGTTAAGTTATTAACGAAAACAACTTTGGATTTCAGTGGAGAATCTTATACTTGGGTGAGTGTGGACATGACTCGAATTGCAGAATCAACCTGTCACCAGTGTGTTCCAACATGGAAAAGTTTAGAGGCCCATTTTCATCAGGCTGACGGGGTTGTGCTTTCCCTTATGTTGCCCAAGTGTGGTTTGCTAGTCCTTTCTGGTTGCCTTTCCCGCATAGTTTACAGACTGTTAAGTCCAGGAACGCGTAGCTGTCATGGTATGACGTGCTGGGAATCTGAAACTGATATGTCGGAGCTTATAATGAATTCAAGGTGTTGTATATGACAGGTGAATTTGTCTAATCTACTCCATTCAGAAATTGGTAACTGCTTTTTCCTCTCTGCCCCTATGGTGAATTAGATTGATTGAAAGAGTGCCTCTTTTTTGTGCGCCAAATTTCAATCTGCATCGCATGCTTGTATAACTGAACTCTGAAGGCTTCGATGATAGGAAATGCATCCACATGCATGGGCCCAACCACTGTTGCCTTCCCCTTAATGTGCTTGAGGTAATTGCAAGAGTTGGGATCTTTTTGATATTCACTTGTTTCTTCTTATATTTCATGCCGGTCCcattttgttaattttcttgttttcttccaACTGTAGATACTGGATAGTGACTCAGCTTCGCTTGCAGAACAAAGACTAATGTAAGCTTATCTTTTATGGGATTTTTCTGGTGGAAGATAGGCAATTAATGCCTGGAGAAAGAGCCATTGCCTACGTACTTTTTGTCCTGTCTTCCGTATACAGTGTTCCTCTCTAGGCCCCCATTATTGCAGGTAAGGAAAAATATCATATCATAGTTCTGAAGATACAGCTAATTCCGTACCAAAAAGGTGTCCAATGAAAATGACCATTGATGATGCAGCACATGCGATTGCTCCACAATTAAGCTCCTTTTTCTATCATTCGCTTTGAAGACTgaatacattatatatatacaacctTTGCTTGTGGAAGAACTTggaaagctttttattttggaGTTACAACTTGAAAATGGCAAAGCCTGGAGATTATTGGGGAGTAAGGAAGGGAAGCAGAGGAATATTGAGGTCCATTATGGGAAAGCTGCAAGGTCGTTCAGTGTTCAAAGGGGTGAAGCAGGGCTACTTTGTTGTAGTTACAACTGAAGGCTGGAAACCAGAGAGGTTTGTCATCCATCTGGGTTATCTCAATGATCCAGAGTTTTTAAAGCTGTTAAAACAGGCTGAGGAAGAATTTGGGTTTTCCCAGGAGGGAACTCTTGCAATTCCTTGTCGGCCAGATGACCTGCACAGTATCATTGGAACGAGAAAACTGTGAAAGAGAGTAGAAAGGTGGAAGGATTACATATTGCAATTAactatttgtttattatttttgtgtctaCGATCCATTGAGCCTGTTCTCTTGTGGCTATTTGTTACACCAAAGTATTTGTCagaaattttgtaaatttgtgAGTGATTTTTTATCGGTATAACCCATTAATGTCTCGTGCAATTTGAATCTGAAGCATCAATTATCCATTTTCTGCACTCAAGTGGATTCCTTGTTGGAACCATGTCCATAAATGATGAAGATTTTCCAACTGTTGCAGGCTTGGAAGTAGGAAGTTGAATACCATGCATGGTCGTAGTTGAAGgctacaaaagaaaatgatggttGTGAATGTGATTGTGACAAATCCGCATCAAAAAGCAGACAAGTCAGGATGATAATGATGCCTATAATGATATAACAAGCAGActgtttatgaaaatcacatCAATGTGGGGGCAATAACGCTAATAACGATAAATTATTTATAGGGAAAGCACCCTCCTCCGTTATCGGCCTCCACTCAACTTTCCAGCGTCCCTCACTCCTACGCGTGGGCTAAAAGCACCACCGTCTCTTTTGGTCTCTTGCAGTAGATCTTTTTCATCATAACTCATTTGGCTTTCCTTTGTCAAGCCTTTTTTGTCTACCAAAAATTctagatttggatttggactTAAAAAATATCCAATCTTGATAGTTTTCTGCCTTATTGCCCCAATTGGTGTCTCATCTACCACTGTACATTTACCTTAGTCTCCCCAACTATCTCTCCCATAGAACTAAACTAGCTCCCCCATAAGCTAGATAAGAGCCAAGTTAGAAAGGATTTCCTTTAATGCTATACATCACCCTGCCATCCCCTATAACTACATAAGGTAGGCAATAAACccaaaatagaaaagataataaacttagagaataatataatatttttaacacccccttcaaactcaaggtgcaAACTTGagcttggaaaaaagaaaagaaaaaagattttttttttttttttttcgttgtcGGGAAAGTCGCCGAAGATGGCCAAAATAGGCTACCAGAAATCCTAGCGGCAGAGGCAAATGGTGGCTGGAGATTGGCGGCAGAGGAGGTTGGTTGTGGCTGGTGGTGGTAGTGTCTGACCTAAAGGAACAATTGGGTTGTGATGGCCTTGGGCCCATGTATGGACTGAAGTCCATGAACTTGGTTGACCAAGTTGAATTGAG encodes:
- the LOC133873731 gene encoding uncharacterized protein LOC133873731, whose amino-acid sequence is MASAIPQPPRPLFRRHRTTRFLISRNPPGKWTTQKNNNDTSSPARLAHLHLPHHHLVHSLLSLCPRLLLPCPPLHFLLQPRSPIFRHSLPVMTTPKAAAQDSGQPSTKTVRVVIKGQVQGVFYRNWTVDNANQLGLKGWVRNKRDGTVEALFSGNPDVVQEMEQRCRRGPPAAVVTGLGVFPSSDDPGSRFECKPTV